Proteins from a genomic interval of Thunnus thynnus chromosome 5, fThuThy2.1, whole genome shotgun sequence:
- the LOC137183649 gene encoding 5-hydroxyisourate hydrolase-like, which produces MAACPLTTHVLNTGDGVPAARMALSLHRLDSKLMIWNMLTVGTTNEDGRCPGLISREAFTPGMYKLRFETGSYWESLGQNSFYPYVEVVFTISDPGQKFHLPLLMSRFSYSTYRGS; this is translated from the exons ATGGCGGCCTGCCCTCTTACCACTCACGTGCTGAACACCGGCGATGGCGTCCCGGCAGCCAGGATGGCTCTCAGCCTGCACCGACTCGACTCCAAGCTGATGATCTGGAACATGCTGACCGTCGG GACTACGAACGAAGATGGCCGCTGCCCAGGACTCATCAGCAGAGAAGCTTTCACTCCCGGCATGTACAAGTTACGCTTTGAGACGGGTTCATACTGGGAGAGTCTGGGTCAGAACTCCTTCTACCCGTATGTAGAG GTTGTGTTCACCATCAGTGACCCGGGTCAGAAGTTCCACCTCCCTCTGTTAATGAGTCGGTTCTCCTACAGCACCTACAGAGGAAGCTGA